The following are encoded in a window of Shewanella psychrotolerans genomic DNA:
- a CDS encoding TonB-dependent receptor: MRPSTFKKSVLATNIALLMSGALSVSAMAAEADAEAVNTDNIEKIEVRGLRASMKASINAKRFSDAVVDAVTAEDIGKFPDGDVGESLARIPGVTVNRQFGQGQQVSIRGASSQLTRTLLNGHSVASTGWFDQQAIDRSFNYSLLPPEMVSGIEVYKSSQADITEGGIGGTVIVKTRKPLDLDANTVFVSAKGDYGTVSEATDPALSGLYSWKNDSENFGILVSAAGSQTEYQRNGIETLLGWGEIVPTTFQQDRERTAYNIALQYRPTDNLEFGLTATSLDLKANNANTSIFLFPTQQGVSTCNQTNAAGVCTDITHTGEGGFAWAQTWAREAEMSSDTYDFDFKYEADNFTLEGRVGNTSADGGTSLTSNYGNSIGQPGDFAGHYDATGEKILIDIAKQSFDADDFNGQLETAGWALKQQPNTDEETYAQVDLTFPVDFGAITSIKAGVRYADHDVTQETDAAIVGDIVARDASEYYSGTMSAGAGFTLPKPNFDAMIRDAKAAVDGFTRDKSGYGTLNEKNLAAYAMANFEGEGIRGNFGLRFISTDIESDYYALSDSGQFADDLSTDKSSYSDVLPSINVAFDLTQDLILRTSAAQVISRPNYSELFATSTLPGLNDGTPGNEKLNRGSVALDPFKATQADVSLEWYFGGEGLASVTYFIKDVSSFITTRQKLNQQIGIEDNNLIEQGGSACGVGIYDCWTVSEKYNANGGRIEGVELQLQDSFDSGLGYSVNYTFADAGSPSENYPDSVGVFSDSSKHTVNLVGYYEMDSFNARLAYNWRSEYMMRELPGFYGNRQHEDYGSLDLSMNYSVTDWLDITFEAVNLTEEDSIQTGVAPLDAEVISEFKADYPVWSFDGEARYKVGVALRF, from the coding sequence ATGCGACCATCTACTTTTAAGAAAAGTGTACTAGCTACAAATATTGCATTACTGATGAGTGGTGCTTTGTCTGTTTCTGCAATGGCGGCTGAAGCCGATGCAGAAGCTGTCAATACAGATAATATTGAAAAAATTGAAGTACGTGGTTTACGTGCATCAATGAAAGCTTCTATCAACGCAAAACGATTTTCAGATGCGGTTGTAGATGCAGTTACTGCTGAAGATATTGGTAAGTTTCCTGACGGTGATGTGGGTGAGTCTTTGGCCCGTATTCCTGGTGTGACCGTCAACCGTCAATTTGGTCAAGGTCAACAGGTTTCAATTCGTGGTGCTTCATCACAGTTGACTCGTACTTTGCTTAATGGCCACTCAGTTGCGTCAACGGGGTGGTTTGATCAACAGGCGATTGACCGCAGTTTTAACTACTCTTTATTACCACCTGAAATGGTAAGTGGTATCGAGGTTTATAAATCTTCTCAAGCTGATATCACTGAAGGTGGGATTGGTGGTACGGTTATCGTTAAAACTCGTAAACCGCTAGATTTAGACGCTAATACTGTTTTTGTTAGTGCAAAAGGCGATTACGGTACGGTGTCTGAAGCAACGGATCCTGCGCTTTCCGGCTTATATAGCTGGAAAAATGACAGTGAAAACTTTGGTATTTTAGTGTCGGCAGCGGGTTCTCAAACCGAATATCAGCGTAACGGTATTGAAACGCTCCTCGGTTGGGGCGAGATTGTGCCAACAACTTTCCAACAAGATCGTGAGCGTACCGCTTACAACATTGCCCTACAGTATCGTCCAACCGATAATCTAGAGTTTGGCTTAACTGCGACTAGCCTAGATCTTAAGGCAAACAACGCTAACACCTCTATTTTCCTTTTCCCAACACAGCAGGGGGTCAGTACTTGTAATCAGACTAACGCCGCAGGTGTTTGTACTGATATTACTCATACGGGAGAAGGCGGATTTGCTTGGGCACAGACGTGGGCTCGTGAAGCAGAAATGTCTTCAGACACTTACGACTTTGACTTTAAATATGAAGCCGATAACTTCACCCTAGAAGGCAGAGTGGGTAATACCAGTGCTGATGGCGGCACTAGTTTAACGTCTAACTACGGTAACTCTATCGGTCAGCCTGGTGATTTTGCTGGCCACTATGATGCAACCGGCGAAAAGATTTTAATCGATATTGCTAAGCAATCTTTCGACGCTGATGACTTTAATGGTCAGCTTGAGACTGCTGGTTGGGCGCTTAAACAGCAACCAAACACAGACGAAGAGACTTATGCGCAAGTTGATTTAACTTTCCCTGTTGATTTTGGGGCTATTACTTCGATTAAAGCGGGTGTTCGTTACGCCGATCACGATGTAACTCAAGAAACGGATGCCGCTATTGTTGGTGATATCGTTGCTAGGGATGCATCTGAATATTACTCTGGTACTATGTCTGCCGGTGCTGGTTTTACATTACCTAAACCTAATTTCGATGCCATGATCCGTGATGCGAAAGCGGCTGTCGATGGCTTTACTCGTGACAAATCGGGTTACGGTACCTTGAATGAGAAAAACCTTGCGGCATACGCAATGGCTAATTTCGAAGGCGAGGGTATTCGAGGTAACTTTGGTTTACGTTTCATCTCTACCGATATTGAGTCCGATTACTATGCTCTGAGTGATTCAGGTCAATTTGCTGATGACCTTAGCACTGATAAGTCTAGCTATAGCGATGTGTTACCTAGTATCAACGTGGCATTTGATCTAACACAAGATCTTATTTTGCGTACGTCAGCAGCTCAGGTTATATCACGTCCTAACTATTCAGAGTTATTTGCAACGTCAACGCTTCCTGGTTTAAATGATGGTACTCCTGGTAACGAGAAGCTTAACCGCGGCTCAGTTGCATTGGATCCGTTTAAAGCGACTCAGGCTGATGTTAGCTTAGAGTGGTACTTTGGTGGTGAAGGCTTAGCGTCAGTGACTTACTTCATTAAGGATGTAAGCTCATTCATCACTACTCGTCAAAAGCTAAATCAACAGATCGGTATTGAAGACAACAACCTAATAGAGCAAGGTGGAAGTGCTTGTGGTGTTGGCATTTACGATTGCTGGACGGTAAGTGAAAAATACAATGCTAACGGCGGACGTATTGAAGGGGTTGAGCTACAACTTCAAGATTCGTTCGACAGTGGTTTAGGTTACTCTGTTAACTATACCTTTGCTGATGCGGGTTCGCCTAGCGAGAACTATCCAGATTCGGTTGGTGTCTTCTCTGATTCATCTAAGCACACGGTTAACTTAGTGGGCTACTATGAGATGGATAGCTTCAATGCCCGTTTAGCCTATAACTGGCGCAGCGAGTATATGATGCGTGAACTTCCAGGCTTCTATGGTAACCGTCAGCACGAAGATTACGGTTCACTGGATTTAAGCATGAACTACAGTGTGACCGATTGGCTAGATATTACTTTTGAAGCCGTTAATTTGACTGAAGAAGACAGTATTCAAACTGGTGTCGCACCGCTAGATGCTGAAGTTATTTCTGAGTTTAAGGCTGATTACCCAGTATGGAGCTTTGATGGTGAAGCGAGATACAAAGTGGGTGTAGCGCTAAGATTTTAA